The following proteins are co-located in the Paenibacillus sp. FSL H8-0079 genome:
- a CDS encoding helix-turn-helix transcriptional regulator, which yields MISLSEFSIAVGNRIRALRKQRGWTQEQLAEKANLNYSYLSSLERGGRNMSLESLGKIIEALEINPMQMLNFADTLVLEEEARKQETIQAISNQLELCNEAEVNMTYRVLNDIIQTFKKND from the coding sequence GTGATTAGCTTGTCTGAATTCTCTATTGCAGTGGGAAATAGAATTAGAGCTTTGCGCAAGCAACGTGGCTGGACACAGGAGCAACTTGCCGAGAAAGCAAACCTAAATTATAGCTATCTTTCATCGTTGGAACGTGGAGGACGCAACATGTCATTGGAAAGTCTAGGGAAGATTATCGAAGCGCTCGAAATTAATCCTATGCAAATGTTAAACTTCGCTGACACGCTGGTTCTCGAAGAAGAAGCCAGAAAACAGGAGACAATACAGGCAATTAGCAACCAGTTAGAACTATGTAATGAAGCAGAGGTCAATATGACCTATCGTGTACTAAACGATATTATCCAAACATTTAAGAAGAATGATTAA